Proteins found in one Arcobacter sp. F155 genomic segment:
- the rpsO gene encoding 30S ribosomal protein S15 codes for MALDQDVKAEIIAKYRREDNDTGSAEVQIALLTEQIKVLTEHLKTNKKDHSSRLGLLKMVGKRKRLLAYLRKTDYSRFTSLIADLGIRAK; via the coding sequence ATGGCTTTAGATCAGGACGTAAAAGCAGAAATTATTGCAAAATACAGAAGAGAAGATAACGATACAGGTTCAGCAGAAGTACAAATTGCACTTTTAACAGAGCAAATCAAAGTATTAACTGAGCACTTAAAAACAAACAAAAAAGATCACTCATCAAGATTAGGTCTTTTAAAAATGGTTGGTAAAAGAAAAAGACTTTTAGCATATTTAAGAAAAACTGATTATTCAAGATTCACTTCATTAATTGCAGACTTAGGAATCAGAGCTAAGTAA
- a CDS encoding Rrf2 family transcriptional regulator, protein MLLTKKSEYALLSLISIAKSDSPKNVDVLSKELNIPKSFLAKIMQNLAKNNIVLSQRGVNGGFVLKKPYDEITILEITTVAEEKIPSVFECSPSVTSCPQDIANACSVWPLLNNLQGKINDFLGSLTLKDIAT, encoded by the coding sequence ATGTTACTAACTAAAAAGAGCGAATATGCTTTACTTTCTTTGATTTCTATTGCAAAAAGTGATAGCCCAAAGAATGTTGATGTTTTATCAAAAGAATTAAATATTCCTAAATCTTTTTTAGCCAAAATAATGCAAAACCTTGCAAAAAACAATATTGTACTTTCTCAAAGGGGAGTTAATGGAGGTTTTGTTTTAAAAAAACCTTATGATGAAATCACTATTTTAGAGATTACAACAGTTGCAGAGGAAAAGATACCATCGGTATTTGAATGTTCTCCTTCTGTTACATCATGTCCTCAAGATATTGCAAATGCATGTAGCGTTTGGCCATTATTAAATAATCTACAAGGCAAAATAAATGACTTTTTAGGAAGTCTTACATTAAAGGACATTGCTACATGA
- a CDS encoding DHH family phosphoesterase produces MKLFHLSHTDLDGFSCQLITKEYFKEGFFYNANYGLEVKLSLKKILEEIEALKDEEILFLITDLNLTLQEAKDLNKSIEALTADGYNIKLQLLDHHATGEKSAAKYDWYYLDIKRCAAKITYDYMLETYDAFDEETRKWLKPLIDSVNAIDIWLDHETQNFEFGKVLLTMISKVREINNVLFADLNREFRLHLLKEASSFLEKENGNILLDDSIHSLKKEFLKQDGIDDTIDNLAAKYLVHSLEGLKDELTVTYKGHKGLLTYTLGSISIPANAFLKANPDFDFFIDISKKGNTSFRADGKVDVSLIAQKLANGGGHVNASGCKFDDFKETINYNDVKKYIQGKLDSLSA; encoded by the coding sequence ATGAAGCTTTTTCATTTATCTCATACAGATTTAGATGGATTTAGCTGTCAATTAATCACAAAAGAGTACTTCAAAGAAGGTTTTTTCTATAACGCTAATTATGGTTTAGAGGTAAAACTTTCACTTAAAAAGATTTTAGAAGAGATAGAAGCTTTAAAAGATGAAGAGATTCTTTTTTTAATTACAGATTTAAATTTAACACTTCAAGAAGCTAAGGACTTAAACAAAAGTATTGAGGCTTTAACTGCTGATGGATATAACATCAAGCTACAATTATTAGATCATCATGCAACTGGTGAAAAAAGTGCAGCAAAATATGACTGGTATTATTTAGACATAAAAAGATGTGCTGCAAAAATCACTTATGATTATATGCTTGAAACATATGATGCTTTTGATGAAGAGACTAGAAAGTGGTTAAAACCATTAATTGATAGTGTAAATGCAATTGATATTTGGTTAGACCATGAAACTCAAAACTTTGAATTTGGAAAAGTATTACTTACAATGATTAGTAAAGTAAGAGAAATAAACAATGTTTTATTTGCTGATTTAAATAGAGAGTTTAGACTTCATTTATTAAAAGAAGCATCAAGTTTTCTAGAAAAAGAGAATGGAAATATTCTTTTAGATGATAGTATTCATAGCTTAAAAAAAGAGTTTCTAAAACAAGATGGAATTGATGATACAATAGATAACCTTGCTGCAAAATATTTAGTTCACTCTTTAGAGGGACTAAAAGATGAGTTAACTGTAACTTACAAAGGACATAAAGGTTTATTGACTTATACTTTAGGTTCTATTTCTATTCCTGCAAATGCATTTTTAAAAGCAAATCCAGATTTTGACTTTTTTATTGATATTAGTAAAAAAGGAAATACTTCATTCCGTGCAGATGGAAAAGTTGATGTTTCTCTAATAGCTCAAAAACTAGCAAATGGCGGAGGCCATGTTAATGCTAGCGGTTGTAAATTTGATGATTTCAAAGAAACAATTAATTACAACGATGTGAAAAAGTATATTCAAGGTAAACTTGATTCACTATCGGCTTAA